DNA sequence from the Malus domestica chromosome 06, GDT2T_hap1 genome:
TGGAGCTGAACATCAGTCCGTGGGGGATCATGTTCACGGAGTTGTAGCAAATGTGACAGTGGGTGGATTCAACTTTCAGTTAAATTTAAGCAACCCTAAACTTGTTGAAGAACTGAAAATTAAACGATCAGACTTTCCATCCGATTTTATGTTTGGAGCCGCCACTTCTGCTGCACAGGTTCATGTAAAATGAGTTATGCATATATAGCCTCAAAATTTCTTTGTTAAAATAGATTTTGTTATATTAATCGATGCATGTTGAGCACAGAGCGAAGGGTCAGCTAAAGAAGGAGGGAGAGGACCAAGTGGTTGGGATCATCGCATGGAAACACTCCCAGGTTTACATAACCTTAATAAGTTATCTTATCTTCATAATTTTTGCATTCGGAATAATGATCAGCTAACAAATTTCAATTACAGAAAAACTTCGAAACAGTACAAAATTCCCTATGGCAGTCGATGGATATAAAAGATATAAGGTGAGTAGCAAAAGGTTAAAATATCCTTAAAAATCCAGTTtgttcttaaaaaaattaagctaATATACTCTAATCTGAATTTTAGGAGGATATTAAGCTTATCAAGGACGCTGGACTAAATTCTTACAGATTCTCGATCTCCTGGAGTAGGATTTTACCAAGTAAAAATCATTTCTTCTTTATTCTgttctttttaaaatttgtttaatCACTTATAAGAAACTGATGGGGTGTTGATGGATCCTACGCAGAGGGAAGCTTAAGTGGCGGAATTAACCAAGAGGGTATTGATCACTACAATAGCTTGATCGATGAGCTAATAAAAAATGGTGAGAAAGCTACCAGTTTTTATGTACTTGGATAGTTGAATTAAGTATGTGTTTGGCTTAATGTATTTTCTGCGTTCTAAAGCAGGCATCACACCTTTCGTGACGATTTATCACTTTGACATGCCACTAGCCCTGGAAGAGAAGTATGGAGGCTTACTGAATCGCTCATTCGTGTAAGCCTTTTTCGAAAACCATTTTGCACGCATACGTCATTTTGTAAACatgaattgaaaaatatgaaCTTCATAAGAGAAATAAAGAATATAAGATCAATCTCATAATGTATAATAATGATATGGTCGATTTTCCAGGAATGACTTTAAAGACTATAGCGAGCTTTTATTCAAAAAGTTTGGAGACAGAGTTAAACATTGGTTCACAATTAATGAGCCAAACATTCTTGCTCAATATGGATATGAACTTGGGATTTCCCCACCAGGGAGGTGTTCACTTCCATCAACCCTTTGTGCATTAGGGTCTCCTGTGAAATGTTTTGAGACCGTCGGTCCATGCAAGTTTGGTGGTAACTCGTCAACAGAACCTTACGTTGCAGCCCATAACATTATCCTTGCCCATGCCACTGTGGTTAAGCTttacaaagaaaaatatcaaGTGAGACTTGAAGACTCGAGGAAATTCATATAAATTCAACTGTttcaactttttaatcttatcaCTAAAGATTAGTTTGAATGTCATCTTCTAGGAACAACAAAAGGGTGAAGTTGGAATCGTCCTCGCTTCACAATATTTTTTGCCCTATACACAATCAGAGGAAGATAAAGCCGCAGCAGGACGACTTTTTGACTTCTACCTCGGATGGTAAGTAGAAGCATTCAATATCATGATCAcatgatcattgatgatcatgaGAACTTGCATGTTTTAATCATTTTATGATAAGCTTTTTCATTAGTAATGCTACTATTTGTGCATTAGGTTTATGGGACCATTAGTATTCGGAGATTATCCTCAAAGTATGAAGGAGAGGGTGAAGGATAGGCTTCCCACTTTTTCTGCAGAAGAGAAAGTTCTGCTCAATGGGAGTTTAGGGTTGGTTGGTATCAATTATTATACATCAACATATGCCAAACATAAGGCTCCTCCTCCAGGTGAGGCGTTGCGTTATTCCTTCGATCAATGGGCCGAAACAATAGGTAAGATATCTTGCTCTCTAGAGCCATAAggacaaaagaaaaatcaaacatcAAGCATAGTTTTAATATTCCGTCGTGTTGATCGTGTTTTGATTGTTTCAGCTATCCAAGATGAAGAAATTCTTGGTGTGGTAAGAAATTTTTTAAGATTCTATGTTCTTGCTAGTTTTGTAAGAAATGAAACATCGGTGTTGTCTTTGTTTGAGGAAAGTGTGTGGTTAAATTTTTCCTTATGGTGCAGACCAATAGTCATTGGCCGGAAGGGCTGCAGAGGCTGTTGGAGTACGTAAAGGATAAATATCAAAATCCAAAACTCTACATTTCTGAAAATGGTTCGATTTCTTATGCTTCAGTTAATCCTTGTATATATACTGTTAACCAAAATAtgcataacaaaaataaaaaaggatgaGATATCTTCTACACCTTTTCTTTGTAGGACTTTCTGATCACAAGGACAATGACTCTCCACTTGAAGTACTTCTAGAGGATCCATATCGAATTTCCTTTGTTACT
Encoded proteins:
- the LOC103437600 gene encoding beta-glucosidase 13-like, encoding MARGLIAICLITLLACSSVEGRGLELAHLNGAEHQSVGDHVHGVVANVTVGGFNFQLNLSNPKLVEELKIKRSDFPSDFMFGAATSAAQSEGSAKEGGRGPSGWDHRMETLPEKLRNSTKFPMAVDGYKRYKEDIKLIKDAGLNSYRFSISWSRILPKGSLSGGINQEGIDHYNSLIDELIKNGITPFVTIYHFDMPLALEEKYGGLLNRSFVNDFKDYSELLFKKFGDRVKHWFTINEPNILAQYGYELGISPPGRCSLPSTLCALGSPVKCFETVGPCKFGGNSSTEPYVAAHNIILAHATVVKLYKEKYQEQQKGEVGIVLASQYFLPYTQSEEDKAAAGRLFDFYLGWFMGPLVFGDYPQSMKERVKDRLPTFSAEEKVLLNGSLGLVGINYYTSTYAKHKAPPPGEALRYSFDQWAETIAIQDEEILGVTNSHWPEGLQRLLEYVKDKYQNPKLYISENGLSDHKDNDSPLEVLLEDPYRISFVTRHLYRINKAIKNGVNVKGYFCWALFDDIEWGMGFNRVGIYFVDFSNYTRYPKLSVKWFRAFLQG